A genomic region of Desulfosarcina ovata subsp. ovata contains the following coding sequences:
- a CDS encoding Wadjet anti-phage system protein JetD domain-containing protein: protein MITQAQLRKKALVPWNSGAFLAGCITGASLFPLEVRFRTPAGREILEKFDQVRAWIQTLVGHSAASGHGGYTIVWQTIRHRSLGEQQIPRQILFETSDGWLAYVEKQAECNTFLELVDQTQSVLPGLLAYLADAPLKALGHAAAWPQILTVCRWFRDHPRPTRYIRQLDIPGVDTKFIEAHKALLMDLLPRILPPQGLDATISGMSKHGFERKFGLYYDPPLVRLRLLDPALVSAGFADLTVPLADLARNDMGARNVFITENKINGLAFPPVAGALVIFGLGYGVDMLPEIPWLANRKIFYWGDIDTHGFAILSQIRRHLPQVQSILMDRRTLLDHRPLWGNESAVKRHTGRLTHLTSEEAALYEDLINNCLGTNLRLEQERIRFSALLEALSPID, encoded by the coding sequence GTGATCACCCAGGCTCAGCTGCGCAAAAAGGCATTGGTTCCCTGGAACAGCGGTGCGTTTCTGGCCGGCTGCATCACCGGCGCCTCACTCTTTCCCCTTGAGGTCCGCTTTCGCACACCCGCCGGCCGGGAAATTCTGGAAAAATTCGATCAGGTGCGCGCCTGGATTCAGACCCTGGTCGGTCACAGCGCCGCGTCGGGTCATGGCGGCTACACCATCGTCTGGCAAACCATCCGCCACCGCAGTCTCGGCGAGCAGCAGATTCCCCGCCAGATCCTTTTCGAGACATCGGATGGCTGGCTGGCCTACGTTGAGAAACAGGCCGAGTGCAACACGTTTCTGGAGCTGGTCGACCAGACGCAATCCGTTTTGCCCGGGCTGCTGGCCTATCTGGCCGACGCGCCGCTCAAGGCCCTGGGACACGCCGCCGCCTGGCCCCAAATTCTCACCGTCTGCCGGTGGTTCCGGGATCACCCCCGTCCGACCCGCTACATCCGGCAACTGGACATTCCTGGAGTCGACACCAAATTCATCGAAGCCCACAAAGCCCTGCTGATGGATCTGCTGCCCCGCATCCTGCCGCCGCAGGGCCTGGACGCCACCATCAGCGGTATGAGCAAACATGGATTTGAGCGTAAATTCGGACTTTATTACGACCCGCCGCTGGTGCGCCTGCGCCTCTTGGACCCCGCTCTGGTGAGCGCCGGTTTTGCGGATCTCACCGTTCCCCTGGCCGATCTGGCCCGCAACGACATGGGGGCCCGCAACGTGTTTATCACTGAAAACAAAATCAACGGGCTTGCCTTCCCGCCGGTGGCCGGGGCACTGGTGATCTTCGGTTTGGGGTACGGGGTCGATATGCTGCCGGAAATCCCGTGGCTGGCGAACCGGAAAATCTTCTACTGGGGAGATATCGACACCCATGGGTTTGCCATCCTGTCACAAATCCGCCGGCATCTGCCCCAGGTGCAATCGATCCTCATGGATCGCCGGACCCTCCTTGATCATCGCCCCCTGTGGGGCAATGAATCGGCGGTCAAGCGGCATACCGGTCGTCTGACGCATCTCACCAGTGAAGAGGCGGCCCTCTACGAGGACCTGATTAACAACTGCCTGGGCACGAACCTTCGTCTGGAACAGGAGCGCATCCGTTTTTCAGCGCTGCTGGAAGCGCTTTCACCAATCGATTAG
- the yjgA gene encoding ribosome biogenesis factor YjgA, with the protein MEPLANNEKSRTQLKKEAKALQQIGVRLATLSDDQLGRMNLPDDLMEAIRDVRSMRSHGARRRQMQYIGTLMRQVAVAPIEQALMDIEQGAHQQARAFQRVESWRDRLVTGDDKLMNEILERFPDANRQRLGQLVRSARKEIGKEAPKRSARHLFRYLQELTSG; encoded by the coding sequence ATGGAACCGCTTGCAAATAATGAAAAAAGTCGCACTCAGCTGAAAAAGGAGGCCAAGGCCCTTCAGCAGATCGGCGTGCGCTTGGCCACCCTTTCGGATGATCAACTGGGCCGGATGAATTTGCCGGACGACTTGATGGAAGCCATACGGGATGTCCGGTCAATGCGGTCCCACGGTGCGCGCCGGCGCCAGATGCAGTATATCGGCACATTGATGCGCCAGGTGGCGGTCGCCCCCATCGAACAGGCACTCATGGACATTGAGCAGGGGGCCCATCAGCAGGCCCGGGCGTTTCAGCGGGTGGAGTCCTGGCGCGACCGGCTGGTGACCGGTGATGATAAATTGATGAATGAAATCCTTGAGCGGTTCCCCGATGCTAACCGCCAGCGTCTGGGGCAACTGGTGCGCAGCGCCCGCAAGGAGATCGGAAAAGAGGCGCCGAAACGGTCGGCGCGCCATCTTTTCCGTTATCTTCAGGAGTTGACCAGCGGTTGA
- a CDS encoding ATP-binding protein, which produces MQQLIDVSESNAHAGFRLQTFDVLNWGTFHRYVWTLPTGGSNSLLTGDIGSGKSTLVDGLTTLLVPPQQVIYNKAAGAETRERDLRSYVMGFYKSEKNAQTLEASAVALRDQNSFSVLLAVFANAGYRQAVTLAMVLWLPDKGRPPERFYVVADEVLRIKDDFSGFGEDIRELKKGLKKRKKVRVFDAFTKYSAAFMRRMGIESSQALHLFFQTVSMKSVGNLTDFVRRHMLEAPPVKERIEALCHQFEDLNQAHAAVLRARDQVAQLEPLVAECDAHAKITAEIAVHTEYREVLHAFFAAKKVRLLDERIAIYETEQHKRTAQLERVRQQLEALKQHEHQLRQAIFENGGNRLAELSATIERLTIDRTRIQQRAEAYLAICRELSLPRPNNDERFLANRTAAQKRLADVDARVAETENRQVETKVRLKELGAGISDLEAELASLKKRKSNIPLKNITIRKRLCEALGVPEATIPFCGELLRIRETEKAWEGAAERLLRNFGLSLLVPEKWYGPVADHVNSHHLAGRIVYYKTVIRQVPSEQSVDPRALCRKLEIKPDTPFYDWLEAELFRRFNAICCDDLTDFQRLPFAVTRQGQIKSAGKRHEKDDRFAIHDRSRFILGWQNLEKIASLDRDLKRLQDQWDAAIDALQKSETIRQQLRREEDQLRSLLRIDRFGEINWQILAMEINRLSQEKAALQESADILRTLHAQLSENQTAMAGWEEKKEKVIADLSRIQDRLKTGRDDRREARTRLDAVPEARRRELFPALRQLQAEALPDVKITARNCDARQTDMRDWLQTRIDALNKKQERRSQTIVRLMQAYKNAYPLQTRETDAAVAAAGEYAHMLETLVQEDLPRHEQRFKTMLNEGTIQNMALFQSKLESELADIRDKIDVINGSLSAIDYNDGSYITLMADQSRNTDVRQFRQDLKACLGGTLTGNADEDYNENKFLQVKAIIDRFRGRDGRTDLDHRWTRKVTDVRNWLVFSVAERWREDDAEKEFFSDTSGKSGGQKEKLAYTILAAALAYQFGLKWGEKRSRAFRFVMIDEAFGRGSDDSTRYALELFGRLNLQLLIVTPMQKTHIIEDYVRSVHFIHNEGGCNSMIRNLTIEEYREEKAAFQRVGT; this is translated from the coding sequence ATGCAGCAGCTGATTGACGTTTCCGAATCCAACGCCCATGCCGGATTCCGGCTCCAGACGTTCGATGTGCTCAACTGGGGTACGTTTCATCGGTATGTCTGGACCCTGCCCACCGGCGGCAGCAACAGCCTTCTGACCGGAGACATCGGCTCCGGCAAATCGACCCTGGTGGACGGGCTCACCACCCTTTTGGTGCCGCCCCAGCAAGTCATTTACAACAAGGCGGCCGGTGCGGAAACCCGCGAGCGGGATCTTCGTTCCTACGTCATGGGATTTTACAAAAGTGAAAAGAACGCCCAAACCCTGGAGGCCAGCGCCGTGGCCCTGCGCGACCAGAACAGCTTCAGCGTTCTTTTGGCGGTCTTCGCTAATGCCGGCTACCGCCAGGCCGTGACCCTGGCAATGGTGCTCTGGCTGCCCGACAAGGGCCGTCCGCCAGAGCGATTCTATGTGGTCGCCGACGAGGTTCTCAGGATCAAGGATGATTTCAGCGGGTTTGGCGAAGATATCCGCGAGCTGAAAAAAGGCCTTAAAAAAAGGAAAAAGGTTCGGGTTTTCGACGCCTTCACCAAGTACAGCGCCGCTTTTATGCGGCGCATGGGCATCGAAAGCAGCCAGGCCCTGCATCTTTTTTTTCAGACCGTTTCCATGAAATCGGTGGGCAACCTCACCGATTTCGTGCGCCGCCACATGCTCGAGGCACCGCCGGTAAAAGAACGCATCGAGGCCCTCTGTCACCAGTTCGAAGACCTCAACCAGGCGCATGCCGCCGTGTTGCGTGCCCGGGATCAGGTGGCCCAACTGGAGCCCCTGGTGGCCGAATGCGATGCCCACGCCAAAATCACCGCGGAGATTGCCGTCCACACCGAATACCGGGAGGTACTGCACGCTTTTTTTGCGGCCAAGAAAGTTCGCCTTCTGGATGAGCGCATCGCCATCTACGAAACCGAACAGCACAAACGCACCGCCCAGCTTGAGCGGGTCAGACAGCAGCTGGAGGCCCTGAAGCAGCACGAACATCAGCTTCGCCAGGCGATCTTTGAAAATGGGGGCAACCGGCTGGCCGAACTGTCCGCCACCATCGAGCGGCTGACCATCGACCGCACGCGCATCCAGCAGCGCGCCGAAGCCTATCTGGCCATCTGCCGGGAACTGTCCCTGCCCCGACCCAACAATGACGAACGCTTTCTGGCCAACCGCACGGCGGCCCAAAAACGACTGGCCGATGTGGACGCCCGGGTGGCGGAAACGGAAAACCGGCAGGTGGAAACCAAGGTGCGCCTGAAGGAACTGGGCGCCGGCATCTCCGATTTGGAAGCCGAACTGGCATCGCTGAAAAAGCGCAAGAGCAATATTCCGCTGAAAAACATCACCATCCGCAAGCGCCTGTGCGAGGCACTGGGGGTCCCCGAAGCGACGATCCCCTTTTGCGGGGAACTGCTGCGGATACGCGAGACGGAAAAAGCCTGGGAAGGGGCGGCCGAACGACTTCTGCGCAATTTCGGGTTGAGCCTTTTGGTCCCCGAAAAATGGTACGGCCCGGTTGCCGACCATGTCAACAGCCACCATCTGGCCGGCCGCATCGTCTATTACAAGACCGTGATCCGTCAGGTGCCGTCTGAGCAAAGCGTCGATCCCCGGGCCCTGTGCCGCAAGCTGGAAATCAAGCCCGACACCCCTTTCTACGATTGGCTGGAAGCGGAACTCTTCCGCCGCTTCAACGCTATCTGCTGCGACGATCTGACCGACTTTCAGCGTCTTCCTTTTGCCGTGACCCGCCAGGGGCAGATCAAAAGCGCCGGCAAGCGCCACGAAAAGGACGACCGCTTTGCCATCCACGACCGCAGCCGCTTTATTCTGGGCTGGCAGAACCTTGAAAAAATCGCTTCGCTGGACCGGGATCTGAAACGCCTTCAGGACCAATGGGACGCCGCCATCGATGCCCTACAGAAGAGCGAAACGATCCGCCAACAGCTGCGACGGGAAGAGGACCAGTTGCGCAGCCTGCTTCGCATCGACCGTTTCGGTGAGATCAACTGGCAGATTCTGGCCATGGAAATCAACCGTTTGAGCCAGGAGAAAGCCGCCCTGCAAGAAAGCGCCGACATACTCAGGACGCTCCACGCCCAGCTGTCCGAAAACCAGACCGCCATGGCCGGTTGGGAAGAGAAAAAAGAGAAGGTCATCGCCGACCTCAGCCGGATTCAGGACCGGCTCAAAACCGGACGGGATGACCGCAGGGAGGCCCGGACGAGACTTGATGCCGTTCCGGAGGCGCGCCGCAGGGAGCTTTTCCCGGCGTTGCGTCAGCTGCAGGCCGAGGCCCTGCCGGATGTCAAAATCACCGCAAGGAACTGCGACGCCCGCCAGACCGACATGCGCGACTGGCTCCAGACACGCATCGACGCCCTGAACAAAAAACAGGAACGCCGCTCACAAACCATTGTTCGGCTCATGCAGGCCTACAAAAATGCGTATCCTTTGCAAACCCGCGAAACCGATGCCGCAGTGGCCGCGGCCGGCGAGTACGCCCATATGCTGGAAACACTGGTCCAGGAGGACCTGCCGCGCCACGAACAACGGTTCAAGACCATGCTCAACGAAGGCACCATCCAGAACATGGCCCTGTTCCAGTCCAAACTGGAGAGCGAACTGGCCGACATCCGGGACAAAATCGATGTCATCAACGGCTCCCTGTCGGCCATCGACTACAACGACGGCTCGTACATCACCCTGATGGCCGACCAGAGTCGCAACACCGATGTACGCCAGTTCCGACAGGACCTGAAGGCCTGCCTGGGCGGCACCCTCACCGGCAATGCCGACGAGGACTACAACGAGAACAAATTCCTGCAGGTCAAGGCCATCATCGACCGCTTCCGGGGCCGGGACGGGCGCACCGATCTGGACCATCGCTGGACCCGCAAGGTGACTGACGTTCGCAACTGGCTGGTCTTTTCGGTAGCCGAACGCTGGCGCGAAGACGATGCGGAAAAGGAGTTTTTCTCCGACACCAGTGGCAAATCCGGCGGCCAGAAGGAAAAACTGGCCTACACGATCCTGGCAGCGGCCCTGGCTTATCAGTTCGGCCTGAAATGGGGGGAGAAGCGTTCACGCGCATTTCGTTTCGTGATGATCGACGAGGCCTTCGGCCGCGGATCGGACGATTCCACCCGTTACGCCCTGGAGCTGTTCGGCCGCCTCAACCTGCAGCTTCTCATTGTCACCCCCATGCAGAAGACCCACATCATCGAAGACTACGTCAGGTCGGTCCATTTCATCCACAACGAAGGCGGCTGCAACTCCATGATCCGCAATTTGACCATCGAGGAGTACCGGGAAGAGAAAGCCGCCTTTCAACGAGTCGGAACGTGA
- a CDS encoding EscU/YscU/HrcU family type III secretion system export apparatus switch protein has protein sequence MNDRRLKKAAALHYDQAQNMAPRVVAKGKGVIAEKIVELARRNDVPLYEDPNLVNVLEALELESHIPAELYRAVAEVLVFIYRLNGKL, from the coding sequence ATGAACGACCGACGGTTAAAAAAAGCCGCGGCCCTGCATTACGATCAGGCCCAGAATATGGCCCCACGGGTCGTGGCCAAAGGAAAAGGGGTCATCGCCGAGAAAATCGTCGAACTTGCCCGCCGCAACGATGTGCCCCTTTACGAGGATCCGAACCTGGTCAACGTTCTGGAGGCTCTGGAACTGGAGTCCCACATCCCGGCCGAACTTTACCGCGCCGTTGCCGAAGTGCTGGTATTTATCTACCGGCTCAACGGCAAGCTGTAG
- a CDS encoding DNA-methyltransferase: protein MITDHRIHFSDAGQMRALDSESVHLVVTSPPYPMIEMWDNLFRQESAIDKAMRRPHGAQAFELMHCQLDRVWNELWRVLVPGGIACINIGDATRTLDDEFALYSNHSRILTHMLSLGFINLPNILWRKQTNAPNKFMGSGMMPPGAYVTLEHEYILIFRKGGKRIFKTAEEKTNRRQSAFFWEERNNWFSDVWMDLKGTRQKTGDKQLRARSGAYPFELAYRLISMFSVINDTVLDPFLGTGTTLTAAMVTGRNSVGYEIDKAFQPLIAEGGLAAAPLGQQRINERLEAHRQFVEDRQASGKAIKYTNQTYGFPVITRQETELMFLRPVTVKEMKKKHFQMAYAMPQVSSTDPPPSALTETGHTPKTGQMSLFG, encoded by the coding sequence ATGATTACCGACCACCGTATCCACTTCAGCGACGCCGGACAGATGCGCGCCCTGGATTCCGAGAGCGTTCATCTGGTGGTGACGTCACCGCCCTACCCCATGATTGAAATGTGGGATAACCTGTTTCGCCAGGAATCCGCGATTGACAAGGCCATGCGACGCCCGCATGGTGCCCAGGCGTTTGAGCTGATGCATTGCCAGCTGGACCGTGTTTGGAACGAACTCTGGCGGGTACTGGTTCCTGGCGGAATCGCGTGCATCAATATCGGTGATGCCACCCGCACGCTCGATGATGAATTTGCCCTCTATTCCAATCATAGCCGCATTCTTACCCATATGCTCTCCCTTGGGTTCATCAATCTGCCCAATATCCTGTGGAGAAAACAGACCAACGCGCCCAACAAATTCATGGGCTCGGGCATGATGCCGCCGGGCGCCTACGTGACCCTCGAACACGAATATATTCTGATTTTCCGCAAGGGCGGCAAACGGATTTTCAAAACCGCCGAGGAAAAAACCAATCGGCGCCAGAGCGCCTTTTTCTGGGAGGAACGCAACAACTGGTTTTCCGATGTGTGGATGGATCTTAAGGGAACCCGTCAGAAGACCGGTGACAAACAGCTCCGGGCACGCAGCGGTGCCTACCCCTTTGAACTGGCCTATCGCCTGATCAGCATGTTCTCCGTGATCAACGATACCGTTCTGGATCCGTTTCTGGGCACGGGCACCACACTGACGGCAGCCATGGTGACCGGCCGCAACAGCGTGGGATATGAAATAGACAAGGCCTTTCAACCGCTTATCGCCGAAGGTGGCCTTGCAGCGGCCCCACTGGGTCAGCAGCGCATCAACGAGCGCCTGGAGGCCCACCGCCAGTTTGTCGAGGATCGGCAGGCCTCTGGCAAGGCCATTAAATACACCAATCAAACCTATGGCTTTCCGGTGATCACCCGGCAGGAAACCGAACTGATGTTTCTCCGGCCCGTTACGGTCAAGGAGATGAAGAAAAAACACTTTCAGATGGCATATGCGATGCCACAGGTCTCGTCCACGGATCCGCCGCCTTCGGCGCTGACCGAAACCGGCCATACCCCGAAAACCGGACAGATGAGTCTCTTCGGCTGA
- a CDS encoding DUF4194 domain-containing protein, which produces MNTLDDNRAADTSTPPLPNLGPVVIRLMKGVVYRDEQETTWQDLMLLQSQVRDYVQVIGLTLVLDETDGYAYLHQGDSDADGETLPRLMQRRPLSYPVSLLCVLLRKKLVEADVGGEEPRVVLTRDQMADMMRVFLKDQPNEARIVDRIDTYINKVAELGFLRRFKKDTGTFEVRRILKSLVDATWLIQLDEKLEAYLSHAAAD; this is translated from the coding sequence ATGAACACGTTGGACGATAACCGGGCCGCCGATACATCGACACCCCCCCTGCCCAATTTGGGGCCGGTGGTCATCCGGCTGATGAAGGGCGTGGTCTACCGCGACGAGCAGGAGACCACCTGGCAGGACCTGATGCTTTTACAAAGCCAGGTCAGGGATTACGTTCAGGTGATCGGCCTTACGCTGGTCCTGGACGAGACCGACGGTTACGCTTACCTTCACCAGGGCGATTCCGATGCGGATGGGGAAACACTGCCCCGCCTGATGCAGCGCCGCCCGCTGAGCTACCCGGTGAGTCTGCTGTGCGTCCTGCTGCGCAAGAAACTGGTCGAGGCGGATGTGGGCGGCGAAGAACCGCGTGTGGTGCTGACCCGTGACCAGATGGCCGACATGATGCGCGTTTTTTTAAAAGACCAGCCCAACGAGGCGAGGATTGTGGACCGAATCGACACCTATATCAACAAGGTTGCCGAACTCGGCTTTTTACGGCGCTTCAAAAAGGACACCGGAACCTTTGAAGTGCGCCGCATTTTAAAATCACTGGTGGATGCCACCTGGCTGATCCAACTGGATGAGAAGCTCGAGGCCTATCTGTCCCATGCAGCAGCTGATTGA
- a CDS encoding MFS transporter, which translates to MSDRKWISFVLVATGVFMTTLDSSIVNIALPVIMERLKAPFETVQWIVVIYLLTISSSLLAFGRLSDIRGRRWVYCYGFIGFTLGSLFCALATQAWHLIFSRAFQGVGAAMIMACSPALVVDTFPYKERGKALGLVGTVVATGLTAGPALGGLILAHFSWRMIFFLNIPIGIAAVVAAQKILSGTTADRASREPFDWWGAIWLAVTLFSLMTFMLHVGKWPASSLRMLALAVLAMAGLILLVWVERQCPYPILDGSILKNRFFIVSVGCAMILFAGLFSIIFLMPFYLMRPAGLSAQAAGYLMMIPFVFLFFFSPLSGWLSDRIGSKLLCFAGMGGLTTALIAFGDLTPSAGRLAEMWRLGLAGVSVAIFLPAYNASAMGSVVPQKRGIASGIIAAARNFGMVIGVALSGLIFSHSFSQLSGGLNANSYQPLLKPVFLRAFHLSMLAGAGLVAAGWLLTLFRGTPPTDS; encoded by the coding sequence ATGAGCGACAGAAAATGGATCTCCTTTGTGCTGGTGGCAACCGGCGTTTTCATGACCACCCTGGATAGTAGTATCGTCAATATCGCGCTGCCCGTGATCATGGAGCGCCTCAAGGCACCCTTTGAAACCGTTCAATGGATCGTTGTCATCTACCTGCTCACGATCTCCTCGAGCCTGCTTGCCTTTGGCCGTCTGTCCGACATTCGCGGCCGACGTTGGGTCTATTGCTATGGATTTATCGGCTTTACCCTGGGATCGCTTTTCTGCGCCCTTGCCACACAGGCCTGGCATCTGATTTTTTCGCGGGCGTTTCAGGGGGTCGGTGCGGCCATGATCATGGCCTGTTCCCCTGCCTTGGTGGTGGATACGTTTCCATACAAAGAACGTGGAAAGGCCCTGGGATTGGTGGGCACGGTCGTGGCCACGGGCCTGACCGCCGGCCCGGCCCTTGGCGGGCTGATCCTGGCCCATTTTTCATGGCGGATGATTTTTTTCCTGAACATTCCCATCGGGATTGCCGCCGTGGTGGCGGCCCAAAAGATTCTCAGCGGGACAACTGCCGACCGGGCTTCACGAGAACCCTTCGATTGGTGGGGCGCCATTTGGCTGGCCGTCACGCTGTTTAGCCTGATGACATTCATGCTGCATGTCGGTAAATGGCCGGCCTCCTCCTTGCGGATGCTGGCGCTGGCTGTGTTGGCAATGGCCGGATTGATTCTGCTGGTATGGGTTGAACGGCAATGCCCTTATCCCATCCTGGATGGGAGCATTTTAAAGAATCGTTTTTTCATTGTCTCGGTCGGCTGCGCAATGATTCTCTTTGCCGGCCTGTTCAGCATCATTTTTCTGATGCCGTTCTATCTGATGCGGCCGGCCGGACTCAGTGCCCAGGCTGCCGGCTACCTGATGATGATTCCATTTGTCTTTCTTTTCTTTTTCAGCCCCCTGTCCGGGTGGTTGTCCGATCGTATCGGCTCAAAACTGCTCTGCTTTGCCGGGATGGGCGGCCTGACGACCGCGTTGATCGCATTTGGCGATTTAACCCCTTCTGCCGGCCGGCTTGCCGAAATGTGGCGACTGGGCCTTGCCGGCGTCAGTGTGGCGATTTTCCTGCCCGCCTACAACGCTTCGGCCATGGGCTCCGTGGTTCCACAGAAAAGGGGGATTGCTTCAGGAATTATCGCTGCGGCGCGAAATTTCGGCATGGTTATTGGCGTGGCACTTTCGGGTCTCATTTTCAGTCATTCGTTCAGTCAACTCAGTGGCGGATTGAATGCCAATTCGTATCAACCGCTGTTAAAGCCGGTTTTCCTGCGGGCTTTTCATCTGTCCATGTTGGCCGGCGCCGGACTGGTCGCAGCCGGTTGGCTGCTGACCCTCTTCAGAGGAACACCCCCCACCGATTCGTAA
- a CDS encoding TerB family tellurite resistance protein, translated as MINVLKRFFSGTAGGGGSVHPDSEQDVIVAVCALFLEMGRIDGTFSEAETNQVVSILTQKYGLASQDVDDLIKEADRALEESVDLWQFARVINENFSNERKEKLIERLWQVVYVDGRMDQHERYLMNKLSHLLRLSHQQLIDAKMKVLHGG; from the coding sequence ATGATCAATGTATTGAAACGTTTTTTCAGTGGTACCGCCGGTGGTGGCGGTTCTGTTCATCCAGACAGTGAACAGGACGTGATCGTGGCCGTATGCGCCCTGTTCCTGGAAATGGGACGGATTGACGGGACGTTTAGCGAAGCGGAAACCAACCAGGTGGTTTCCATTTTAACCCAGAAATACGGCCTTGCCAGCCAGGATGTCGATGACCTGATCAAAGAGGCGGACCGGGCGCTCGAAGAGAGTGTCGACCTGTGGCAGTTCGCCCGGGTGATCAACGAGAATTTCAGCAATGAAAGAAAAGAGAAACTGATCGAACGCCTGTGGCAGGTGGTCTACGTCGATGGGCGGATGGACCAGCACGAGCGCTACCTGATGAACAAGCTGTCCCATCTGCTGCGCCTTTCCCACCAGCAGTTGATCGACGCCAAGATGAAAGTGCTGCACGGCGGGTAA
- a CDS encoding TetR/AcrR family transcriptional regulator yields MSTFQKLRKEERETRKNLIVDAAMELFSQKDFHKIGMRDIAKRAGISAAAIYRYFPSRDDVFVEALVRHMLIVEALFEKNIQDGQTSLEEMALLSVDYLLENKTVFQMMGHFMVTGQIQPKAMDRYNEVQRRFLDLLERVHHQTEVGANSRLVTHAIYASITGVVMAFKNYPGRSPEEIKRHIYRLIRIISSVFATGQIPQDL; encoded by the coding sequence ATGTCCACGTTTCAAAAATTAAGAAAAGAGGAACGCGAAACTCGCAAAAACCTGATCGTCGACGCGGCCATGGAGTTGTTCAGCCAGAAGGATTTTCATAAAATCGGCATGCGCGACATTGCCAAGCGGGCCGGCATCTCTGCCGCTGCCATTTACCGCTATTTTCCCAGCCGGGACGATGTGTTTGTCGAGGCACTGGTTCGCCATATGCTCATCGTCGAGGCGCTTTTCGAAAAAAATATTCAGGACGGTCAAACCTCCCTCGAAGAAATGGCCTTGCTCAGTGTGGATTATCTTCTTGAAAACAAAACGGTGTTTCAGATGATGGGTCATTTTATGGTTACGGGGCAGATCCAACCCAAAGCCATGGATCGGTACAATGAAGTCCAGCGCCGGTTTCTTGACCTGCTGGAACGGGTTCACCATCAGACCGAAGTCGGAGCGAACAGCCGTCTGGTGACCCATGCCATCTATGCCTCCATTACCGGTGTGGTCATGGCGTTTAAGAACTATCCGGGACGATCGCCCGAAGAGATCAAACGCCACATTTATCGCCTGATCCGTATTATCAGCAGTGTGTTTGCCACCGGTCAGATTCCCCAAGATCTATAA